The proteins below come from a single Nocardioides eburneiflavus genomic window:
- the lhgO gene encoding L-2-hydroxyglutarate oxidase, with the protein MAETFDHVVVGGGIVGAATAWTLSRRHPDRRVLLLDKEPEFGRHQTGHNSGVIHSGIYYTPGSLKADLCRAGATATEEFAEEHGIPWRRIGKLLVATDERELAAMQALAERAAVNRIEATVLSGAELREREPHVAGLGALHVAATGITDYGMINRRLATLVEEAGGTLMRDTRVLGIRETAQEVVLTTSRGDVRGSHVVFCAGVQADRVAAMAGVEVDFAMVPFRGEYYDVRPERADLVDTLIYPIPDPELPFLGVHLTPTVDGGLNVGPNAVLGLAREGYPKFSFDRRDVRDIVTFPGMWHVARANVRTGVREMRNSLSKRGYLRLCQKYCPDLRLEDLTPREAGIRAQAVMRDGSFVHDFLMRDTPRTLHVVNAPSPAATSALPIADLIVDRVDGVQG; encoded by the coding sequence GTGGCCGAGACCTTTGACCACGTCGTCGTGGGCGGCGGCATCGTGGGAGCCGCCACCGCGTGGACCCTGAGCCGGCGCCACCCCGACCGGCGGGTGCTGCTGCTCGACAAGGAGCCCGAGTTCGGTCGTCACCAGACGGGCCACAACAGCGGTGTCATCCACTCCGGCATCTACTACACGCCCGGCAGCCTCAAGGCCGACCTGTGCCGCGCCGGCGCCACCGCCACCGAGGAGTTCGCCGAGGAGCACGGCATCCCGTGGCGACGCATCGGCAAGCTCCTGGTCGCGACCGACGAGCGCGAGCTCGCCGCGATGCAGGCGCTGGCCGAGCGTGCCGCGGTCAACCGCATCGAGGCCACGGTCCTCTCCGGCGCCGAGCTGCGCGAGCGCGAGCCGCACGTGGCCGGGCTGGGTGCGCTGCACGTCGCGGCCACCGGCATCACCGACTACGGCATGATCAACCGCCGCCTCGCGACGCTGGTCGAGGAGGCCGGCGGGACCCTCATGCGCGACACCCGGGTGCTGGGCATCCGGGAGACCGCGCAGGAGGTCGTCCTGACGACCAGCCGCGGGGACGTACGCGGGTCGCACGTCGTCTTCTGCGCCGGCGTGCAGGCCGACCGGGTGGCGGCGATGGCGGGGGTCGAGGTCGACTTCGCGATGGTGCCCTTCCGGGGGGAGTACTACGACGTACGCCCTGAGCGGGCCGACCTCGTCGACACGCTGATCTACCCCATCCCCGACCCGGAGCTGCCCTTCCTCGGCGTCCACCTGACGCCGACGGTGGACGGGGGCCTCAACGTCGGCCCCAACGCCGTGCTGGGCCTGGCCCGAGAGGGCTACCCGAAGTTCTCCTTCGACCGCCGCGACGTCCGCGACATCGTCACCTTCCCCGGCATGTGGCACGTCGCGCGCGCCAACGTCCGCACCGGGGTGCGCGAGATGCGCAACTCGCTGTCCAAGCGCGGCTACCTCCGGCTGTGCCAGAAGTACTGCCCCGACCTGCGCCTCGAGGACCTGACGCCTCGTGAGGCCGGCATCCGCGCACAGGCGGTCATGCGCGACGGCTCGTTCGTGCACGACTTCCTCATGCGCGACACGCCGCGCACCCTCCACGTGGTCAACGCGCCGTCGCCGGCCGCCACCTCGGCGCTGCCGATCGCCGACCTGATCGTCGACCGGGTGGACGGCGTCCAGGGCTGA
- a CDS encoding rhamnan synthesis F family protein — protein MLDLAEFSSRWRAFVPRWVAASDEERTRLVAEAMAHGLPAVEEGEAGEAPDRDAVLAAEVAVIRASGEFDEFGYMWHNPDLRWHLCTGPEQAIHFAERGWHEMRHPSPGFDLWHYTNAHLDPEDDEVNPVVHHALEGRRHGLATLPEVQELPAPTAPEGTPRRVCLFAAFDVDGIVDPTVVSYLADLSRFADIYYLADCELEDGELDKIAPYTKGAWAIRHGRYDFGSYSMLATDLVGWDVIDQYDEMMLANDSCWLVQPLDTVFAKMDATACDWWGLQATYEDFGIKDYEALGRPLSLDDVEEQMRQQDLWRYSDFIHVGSYFLVYRRRVLQDPEFRRRLETVAKQRDKTAIILKYEIGFSRHLILGGFHLATFVDGILPYHPVYRASAFDLMAEGFPLLKRQFLYENPFSAPDLRLWKQRVLEHVPDADVDAMESNLRRIAPAWSLHRSFAIRSGPDGTAVLPEPLGSETFPDEDRWVPSFDHWWGFPVDPRTGLLSGAVRAVFDAVRDDPSVKKIVLEGSRPLDVSGQNVVRIATESPPGQMYGLRMGTIFTTVGPRSDVNHPLSPRHHRFLQLGRATGLASPDVGLDGSGDTWGLRDASALELDDALTRVVVVSGTPGAEAAARLPRLDDDGVWALGSPRIDLLVADEGDLAPAHRGELDRLRRVLAGRRLVVVEPWDTTLDLDALVAWASAHPDVAVAVRPGTGTGASLPEPLLDLSDETLVSDPAKTPLPVHPETAWRSADVLVSGSAADLADWAVLGRPAVSIVTDERARDAGLPLRSTGVRDLGPALDAALEAGPDDAYVSWGRGLHSASDGHAAERVVLALKATYLPVDEWLAEEASAGAD, from the coding sequence ATGCTGGACCTCGCCGAGTTCTCCTCGCGCTGGCGCGCCTTCGTCCCCCGGTGGGTCGCCGCGTCCGACGAGGAGCGCACCCGGCTCGTCGCGGAGGCGATGGCCCACGGCCTGCCCGCTGTCGAGGAGGGCGAGGCGGGCGAGGCCCCGGACCGCGACGCCGTCCTGGCCGCGGAGGTCGCCGTCATCCGCGCGAGCGGTGAGTTCGACGAGTTCGGCTACATGTGGCACAACCCGGACCTGCGCTGGCACCTGTGCACCGGGCCCGAGCAGGCGATCCACTTCGCCGAGCGCGGCTGGCACGAGATGCGACACCCCTCCCCCGGCTTCGACCTCTGGCACTACACCAACGCCCACCTCGACCCAGAGGACGACGAGGTCAACCCCGTCGTCCACCACGCGCTCGAGGGACGACGCCACGGCCTCGCCACGCTCCCCGAGGTGCAGGAGCTGCCGGCACCGACGGCGCCCGAGGGCACGCCGCGACGGGTCTGCCTGTTCGCCGCCTTCGACGTCGACGGCATCGTCGACCCGACCGTCGTGTCCTACCTCGCCGACCTCAGCCGGTTCGCCGACATCTACTACCTCGCCGACTGCGAGCTCGAGGACGGCGAGCTCGACAAGATCGCGCCCTACACCAAGGGCGCCTGGGCGATCCGCCACGGCCGCTACGACTTCGGCTCGTACTCGATGCTCGCCACCGACCTCGTCGGCTGGGACGTCATCGACCAGTACGACGAGATGATGCTCGCCAACGACTCGTGCTGGCTGGTCCAGCCGCTCGACACCGTCTTCGCCAAGATGGACGCCACCGCGTGCGACTGGTGGGGGCTCCAGGCGACCTACGAGGACTTCGGCATCAAGGACTACGAGGCGCTCGGCCGGCCGCTGTCGCTCGACGACGTCGAGGAGCAGATGCGCCAGCAGGACCTCTGGCGCTACTCCGACTTCATCCACGTCGGCTCCTACTTCCTCGTCTACCGCCGACGCGTGCTGCAGGACCCGGAGTTCCGCCGCCGACTCGAGACCGTCGCCAAGCAGCGCGACAAGACCGCGATCATCCTCAAGTACGAGATCGGGTTCTCCCGCCACCTCATCCTCGGGGGCTTCCACCTCGCCACCTTCGTCGACGGGATCCTCCCCTACCACCCGGTCTACCGGGCCTCGGCCTTCGACCTGATGGCCGAGGGCTTCCCGCTCCTGAAGCGACAGTTCCTCTACGAGAACCCCTTCTCCGCCCCCGACCTGCGGTTGTGGAAGCAGCGCGTGCTCGAGCACGTCCCGGACGCCGACGTCGACGCGATGGAGTCCAACCTGCGCCGGATCGCGCCGGCCTGGAGCCTGCACCGCAGCTTCGCCATCCGCTCCGGTCCCGACGGCACCGCGGTGCTGCCGGAGCCCCTCGGCTCGGAGACCTTCCCCGACGAGGACCGGTGGGTCCCCTCCTTCGACCACTGGTGGGGCTTCCCCGTCGACCCGCGCACCGGCCTGCTCAGCGGCGCGGTCCGCGCCGTGTTCGACGCCGTGCGCGACGACCCGTCGGTGAAGAAGATCGTGCTGGAGGGTTCGCGCCCGCTGGACGTCTCCGGCCAGAACGTCGTCCGCATCGCCACGGAGAGCCCGCCCGGCCAGATGTACGGCCTGCGGATGGGCACGATCTTCACCACGGTCGGCCCCCGCAGCGACGTCAACCACCCGCTGTCGCCGCGCCACCACCGCTTCCTCCAGCTCGGCAGAGCCACCGGTCTGGCGTCCCCGGACGTCGGGCTCGACGGCAGCGGCGACACCTGGGGCCTGCGCGACGCCAGCGCCCTCGAGCTCGACGACGCGCTCACGCGGGTCGTCGTGGTCTCGGGCACGCCCGGCGCCGAGGCTGCCGCACGCCTGCCCAGGCTCGACGACGACGGGGTGTGGGCGCTCGGCTCGCCGCGCATCGACCTGCTCGTCGCCGACGAGGGCGACCTGGCGCCGGCACACCGCGGTGAGCTCGACCGGCTGCGCCGGGTCCTCGCGGGCCGACGCCTGGTGGTCGTCGAGCCGTGGGACACCACGCTCGACCTCGACGCGCTGGTCGCCTGGGCGAGCGCGCACCCGGACGTCGCCGTGGCCGTACGCCCCGGGACGGGCACGGGCGCCTCCCTGCCCGAGCCACTGCTCGACCTGTCGGACGAGACCCTCGTCTCCGACCCCGCGAAGACCCCGCTCCCGGTGCACCCGGAGACCGCGTGGCGCTCGGCCGACGTGCTCGTCTCCGGCTCCGCCGCCGACCTCGCCGACTGGGCGGTGCTCGGCCGGCCGGCCGTCAGCATCGTGACGGACGAGCGGGCTCGCGACGCCGGGCTCCCGCTGCGCTCGACCGGCGTGCGCGACCTCGGGCCCGCTCTCGACGCAGCGCTGGAGGCCGGCCCGGACGACGCGTACGTCTCCTGGGGCCGCGGCCTGCACTCCGCGAGCGACGGGCACGCCGCCGAGCGCGTCGTCCTCGCGCTCAAGGCGACCTACCTGCCGGTCGACGAGTGGCTGGCCGAGGAGGCCTCGGCCGGGGCGGACTGA
- a CDS encoding rhamnan synthesis F family protein, with protein MQPEGQDRLEDRLAERRAVVADFDDRWAGFVRRWRRAAADGPEAAHALVEEVLRDGLPAGGSGGAQPPERARVAAARAVVAASGFLDADEYAVRHRLRRGTDPYRHHVETGWRLLQNPSPRFDLWSYWVDRLDPTTDGADPLLHWLVVGRHLGWGPVPDPPPERSAVQPPAGTTPRRLCLFAAYDADGVVDDYVVTYLRELSRHADVHYLADGVLEPGELDKLADVTAGAWSVPHGGYDFGSFSMLARDLVGWDVVDSYDELLLANDSCFLLHPLDDVFATMDARACDWWSLQATSMEHDENYFRDDSPIPLAEAKQRFIGPRHFSDVRYLHLSSYFLVFRRPVVADEGFRWRLDTVVPQEAKGLVVHKYEVGLSRHLTDAGYDFDTWLPDLQPFHPLYSRHVFDLVGRGFPLAKRNFLGENPRRAPDVGRWRERLRELAPAARVEEMAANIDRVTDPARVHDAYDVVQDPATGRRTVRTSALAGHPFRRMDRETPSFGHWWAFAAGPSGRLDPSVRAVFEQVRHDPTVRKVVLTRTRALRDDVSGTNVSVVPIATLDGQEAVVRCGVIVVADPLDAALPHAPLPARHRVVHVGAPWAPGRAAPVLGAVDAVAVTSDHEAAARRVADPHLAADDVWLTGLPRHDLLLADVLPDDLAQAEARLRARLEGRPLVVLSGDRPATWSPDDVARLGDWARSAGVVLGVREDRPDAPTSLTQALRPLAPVGLSDRSVVSAAVVLRAASALVGGSAAGLLDARAAGNALVVHGPGDPVERLLDALSTAAAAGWQAPPGVPDEVVALDGGAARRFVRRVRERELAHL; from the coding sequence GTGCAGCCGGAGGGGCAGGATCGGCTCGAGGACCGGCTGGCGGAGAGGCGCGCCGTCGTCGCCGACTTCGACGACCGGTGGGCGGGCTTCGTCCGGCGCTGGCGCCGTGCGGCCGCCGACGGCCCCGAGGCGGCCCACGCGCTCGTCGAGGAGGTGCTCCGTGACGGGCTGCCCGCGGGCGGTTCCGGCGGTGCGCAGCCACCCGAGCGGGCGCGGGTCGCCGCCGCGCGCGCCGTGGTGGCCGCGAGCGGGTTCCTCGACGCCGACGAGTACGCCGTGCGCCACCGGCTGCGACGCGGCACGGACCCCTACCGCCACCACGTCGAGACCGGCTGGCGGCTCCTGCAGAACCCCAGCCCGCGCTTCGACCTCTGGTCCTACTGGGTCGACCGCCTCGACCCGACCACGGACGGCGCCGACCCCCTCCTGCACTGGCTCGTCGTCGGTCGCCACCTCGGCTGGGGGCCTGTCCCCGACCCGCCCCCGGAGCGGTCCGCCGTCCAGCCCCCGGCGGGCACGACGCCCCGCCGTCTCTGCCTCTTCGCTGCCTACGACGCGGACGGGGTGGTCGACGACTACGTCGTGACCTACCTCCGCGAGCTCTCGCGGCACGCGGACGTCCACTACCTCGCCGACGGTGTCCTCGAGCCGGGGGAGCTCGACAAGCTGGCCGACGTGACAGCGGGCGCGTGGAGCGTGCCGCACGGGGGCTACGACTTCGGCTCGTTCTCGATGCTCGCGCGCGACCTGGTCGGCTGGGACGTCGTCGACTCCTACGACGAGCTGCTGCTCGCCAACGACTCGTGCTTCCTGCTCCACCCGCTCGACGACGTGTTCGCGACGATGGACGCCCGGGCGTGCGACTGGTGGAGCCTCCAGGCCACGTCGATGGAGCACGACGAGAACTACTTCCGCGACGACTCCCCGATCCCGCTGGCCGAGGCCAAGCAGCGGTTCATCGGCCCGCGGCACTTCAGCGACGTTCGCTACCTGCACCTGAGCTCCTACTTCCTGGTCTTCCGCCGGCCGGTGGTCGCCGACGAGGGCTTCCGCTGGCGGCTCGACACGGTCGTCCCGCAGGAGGCCAAGGGCCTCGTGGTGCACAAGTACGAGGTCGGCCTCAGCCGCCACCTCACCGACGCCGGCTACGACTTCGACACCTGGCTGCCCGACCTCCAGCCGTTCCACCCGCTCTACTCCCGGCACGTGTTCGACCTGGTCGGGCGCGGCTTCCCGCTGGCCAAGCGCAACTTCCTGGGGGAGAACCCGCGCCGCGCGCCCGACGTCGGCCGGTGGCGCGAGCGGTTGCGCGAGCTCGCTCCGGCGGCGCGGGTCGAGGAGATGGCGGCCAACATCGACCGCGTCACCGATCCGGCGCGGGTGCACGACGCGTACGACGTCGTCCAGGACCCGGCGACGGGGCGCCGGACCGTACGCACCTCCGCCCTCGCGGGCCACCCGTTCCGGCGGATGGACCGCGAGACGCCGTCCTTCGGGCACTGGTGGGCCTTCGCGGCCGGGCCGTCGGGCCGGCTGGACCCCAGCGTGCGCGCCGTCTTCGAGCAGGTCCGCCACGACCCGACCGTGCGCAAGGTCGTCCTGACCCGCACCCGGGCCCTGCGCGACGACGTGAGCGGCACGAACGTGAGCGTCGTCCCGATCGCCACCCTCGACGGCCAGGAGGCGGTGGTGCGGTGCGGAGTGATCGTCGTCGCCGACCCGCTCGACGCCGCGCTCCCGCACGCGCCGCTGCCCGCCCGGCACCGCGTCGTCCACGTCGGCGCACCGTGGGCGCCCGGCCGAGCAGCGCCGGTCCTCGGCGCCGTCGACGCGGTCGCGGTGACCTCCGACCACGAGGCCGCAGCACGCCGGGTCGCCGACCCGCACCTGGCTGCGGACGACGTGTGGCTGACCGGTCTCCCTCGCCACGACCTGCTGCTCGCCGACGTGCTGCCCGACGACCTGGCACAGGCCGAGGCGCGGCTGCGGGCTCGGCTCGAGGGTCGCCCGCTGGTCGTCCTCAGCGGCGACCGGCCCGCGACCTGGTCACCGGACGACGTGGCGCGGCTCGGCGACTGGGCCCGCAGCGCCGGAGTGGTCCTCGGCGTGCGCGAGGACCGGCCGGACGCGCCGACGAGCCTGACGCAGGCACTCCGGCCGCTGGCTCCGGTCGGCCTCAGCGACCGCAGCGTCGTGTCCGCCGCGGTCGTCCTCCGGGCTGCCTCCGCGCTCGTCGGTGGCTCCGCGGCGGGTCTGCTCGACGCCCGCGCCGCCGGGAACGCCCTCGTGGTGCACGGCCCGGGTGACCCCGTCGAGCGGCTCCTCGACGCGCTCTCGACCGCCGCCGCTGCGGGCTGGCAGGCGCCGCCCGGTGTCCCGGACGAGGTGGTGGCGCTCGACGGAGGCGCTGCGCGCCGGTTCGTTCGCCGGGTGCGCGAGCGCGAGCTCGCGCACCTCTGA
- a CDS encoding Gfo/Idh/MocA family protein — MAEPLRIALVGSGSMGRNHARVIATGPRTELAAVIDPHEESGRAVAGQYDSAWQADLDGIGAYDAVVIAAATEAHHDLAAQVIAAGLPLLVEKPLCPSLEQSQELVDASAEAGTPLMCGFLERFNPAVMTAMKMVEAPLYVRAQRHSPYASRIKTGVAWDLLVHDVDLVVRAFGGEQPESFDVKVGQFHPESVPGAEDIVEAGVRFSGGGIASVSASRLGQVKVRSMVIQELDRMIEIDLLRRGLTSYRHSSIEPDDDFVGFRQFTEIEVPEIGGAEPLVSQLAHFVDLVDGTVDLDAERASILPAHSVVDEVLRTR, encoded by the coding sequence ATGGCTGAACCACTGCGCATCGCCCTCGTCGGATCCGGGTCCATGGGCCGCAACCACGCACGTGTCATCGCCACCGGTCCGCGGACCGAGCTGGCTGCCGTGATCGACCCCCACGAGGAGAGTGGCCGCGCCGTCGCCGGTCAGTACGACTCCGCGTGGCAGGCCGACCTCGACGGGATCGGGGCCTACGACGCCGTCGTGATCGCTGCGGCGACCGAGGCCCACCACGACCTCGCCGCCCAGGTCATCGCCGCCGGGCTGCCGCTGCTCGTCGAGAAGCCGCTGTGCCCCTCGCTCGAGCAGTCCCAGGAGCTCGTCGACGCCTCCGCCGAGGCCGGCACCCCGCTCATGTGCGGCTTCCTCGAGCGCTTCAACCCGGCCGTCATGACCGCGATGAAGATGGTCGAGGCCCCGCTCTACGTGCGGGCCCAGCGCCACTCCCCGTACGCCTCGCGCATCAAGACCGGGGTGGCCTGGGACCTGCTCGTCCACGACGTGGACCTCGTGGTGCGCGCCTTCGGCGGCGAGCAGCCGGAGTCCTTCGACGTGAAGGTCGGGCAGTTCCACCCCGAGAGCGTCCCCGGCGCGGAGGACATCGTCGAGGCCGGCGTGCGCTTCTCCGGCGGCGGCATCGCCTCGGTGTCCGCGAGCCGGCTCGGGCAGGTCAAGGTCCGCTCGATGGTCATCCAGGAGCTCGACCGGATGATCGAGATCGACCTGCTGCGCCGCGGGCTGACCAGCTACCGCCACTCCAGCATCGAGCCCGACGACGACTTCGTCGGGTTCCGCCAGTTCACCGAGATCGAGGTGCCCGAGATCGGCGGGGCCGAGCCGCTGGTCTCACAGCTCGCCCACTTCGTCGACCTCGTCGACGGCACCGTCGACCTCGACGCCGAGCGCGCGAGCATCCTGCCCGCGCACAGCGTGGTCGACGAGGTCCTCAGGACCCGGTGA
- a CDS encoding acyltransferase: MSASLPPNPWNEHAWVVGEPTVGEGTWIGAFTVIDASGGLTIGRGCDISSGVHIYTHSSARRCVSGRRFAEVERQPVTIGDHVFVGAGAIINMGVTIGDEAVVGAGAVVTADVPARAIVGGVPARQIGRVDLDDPTDPRLVTGS, encoded by the coding sequence GTGAGCGCGTCCCTGCCGCCCAACCCGTGGAACGAGCACGCCTGGGTGGTCGGCGAGCCGACGGTCGGTGAGGGCACCTGGATCGGTGCCTTCACCGTCATCGACGCCTCGGGCGGGCTCACCATCGGCCGGGGGTGCGACATCTCCTCCGGCGTGCACATCTACACCCACTCCTCGGCGAGGCGCTGCGTCTCCGGACGCCGCTTCGCCGAGGTGGAGCGCCAGCCCGTCACGATCGGTGACCACGTGTTCGTGGGCGCCGGCGCGATCATCAACATGGGCGTCACGATCGGTGACGAGGCCGTCGTCGGAGCCGGGGCCGTCGTGACCGCCGACGTCCCTGCCCGCGCGATCGTCGGCGGCGTACCTGCGCGTCAGATCGGTCGGGTCGACCTCGACGACCCGACCGACCCGCGGCTCGTCACCGGGTCCTGA
- a CDS encoding NAD-dependent epimerase/dehydratase family protein has protein sequence MSSKETVFFTGGAGFIGLHVVPMLLEKDYKVRIFDNMFRGDREAVAALGDDVELIDQDVRYGGSVHAAMKGCSKVIHAAAVSINKSQADPHESMDINMIGNHNVFAAAAEHGVDRLVYCSSASVYGDPERLPMHEDDKLLPITPYCIAKRAGEDLLAYYQRRANLSWVALRFFNVYGPGQKTTAYYTSVINHFVNRIKNGEPPVIDGKGEQSMDFIHVHDIARSVVLALESEQANVPVNVGTGIDTSIADLARILIDAVGADVEPQFNPRDVLVGRRAADTTRAKEVLGFEPTIDVRTGMTELIRGQ, from the coding sequence ATGAGCTCGAAGGAAACCGTCTTCTTCACCGGCGGAGCCGGCTTCATCGGCCTGCACGTCGTGCCCATGCTGCTCGAGAAGGACTACAAGGTCCGCATCTTCGACAACATGTTCCGCGGCGACCGCGAGGCCGTGGCCGCCCTCGGCGACGACGTCGAGCTCATCGACCAGGACGTGCGCTACGGCGGCTCGGTCCACGCCGCGATGAAGGGCTGCTCCAAGGTCATCCACGCCGCCGCCGTGTCGATCAACAAGAGCCAGGCCGACCCGCACGAGTCGATGGACATCAACATGATCGGCAACCACAACGTGTTCGCGGCCGCCGCCGAGCACGGTGTGGACCGACTCGTCTACTGCTCCTCGGCGTCGGTCTACGGCGACCCCGAGCGGCTGCCGATGCACGAGGACGACAAGCTCCTCCCCATCACGCCCTACTGCATCGCCAAGCGCGCCGGCGAGGACCTCCTCGCCTACTACCAGCGTCGCGCCAACCTGTCCTGGGTCGCGCTGCGCTTCTTCAACGTCTACGGCCCGGGCCAGAAGACCACCGCCTACTACACCTCGGTGATCAACCACTTCGTCAACCGGATCAAGAACGGCGAGCCCCCGGTCATCGACGGCAAGGGCGAGCAGTCGATGGACTTCATCCACGTCCACGACATCGCACGCTCCGTCGTGCTCGCGCTCGAGTCCGAGCAGGCCAACGTGCCGGTCAACGTCGGCACCGGCATCGACACCTCGATCGCCGACCTCGCCCGGATCCTCATCGACGCCGTCGGCGCCGACGTGGAGCCGCAGTTCAACCCCCGGGACGTCCTCGTCGGCCGCCGGGCCGCCGACACCACCCGCGCCAAGGAGGTCCTCGGCTTCGAGCCGACGATCGACGTGCGGACCGGCATGACCGAGCTCATCCGGGGACAGTGA
- a CDS encoding glycosyltransferase family 4 protein produces the protein MRIVVVNNFYPPRVGGSAHLSDALARGYAARGHEVLVVTAAYQDAPAEEWRDGVRVVRFPAFVLPESRLAVSFDISFATRPSLRRRLAALLDDFAPDVIHQHGQFMDLTWATGAWARRRGVPVLLSIHTRLENPAATYRHAFRFLDATLVAPRLRRSRPSLVVMDSYMDDYIKERYRGRYRDLVAIPVGVDPAWVRSGDATRGRELAGVGDAPIILSVGHVIPVRDRLGLVEALPAVLARHPEARLVVVGRVYYDLFQKRAEELGVAHAVQSLGAVPKSDIPHLLAAATVESHEQGLGLGTATLESMAAGTPVVAWGRIDNFPGIPMIDGDDIFMCDVGDVDGLAARLNLALDDPEATRQVGESARAIVDQHFALDRVTERHLEVLGGLVAHPVPQRTR, from the coding sequence GTGCGCATCGTCGTGGTGAACAACTTCTACCCGCCGCGGGTGGGAGGCAGCGCTCACCTGAGTGACGCCCTGGCGCGCGGCTATGCCGCCCGGGGCCACGAGGTCCTCGTGGTGACCGCGGCCTACCAGGACGCCCCTGCCGAGGAGTGGCGCGACGGCGTACGGGTGGTGCGCTTCCCCGCCTTCGTGCTCCCCGAGAGCCGGCTGGCGGTCTCCTTCGACATCTCGTTCGCCACGCGGCCGTCGCTGCGCCGCCGCCTCGCCGCGCTGCTCGACGACTTCGCGCCCGACGTGATCCACCAGCACGGACAGTTCATGGACCTCACCTGGGCCACCGGCGCATGGGCGCGGCGACGGGGCGTTCCCGTGCTGCTGAGCATCCACACGCGCCTGGAGAACCCCGCGGCCACCTACCGGCACGCCTTCCGGTTCCTCGACGCCACCCTCGTGGCGCCCCGCCTGCGCCGCTCGCGGCCCTCGCTCGTGGTGATGGACTCCTACATGGACGACTACATCAAGGAGCGCTACCGCGGCCGCTACCGCGACCTCGTCGCGATCCCCGTCGGCGTCGACCCGGCCTGGGTCCGCTCCGGCGACGCGACCCGCGGTCGCGAGCTCGCCGGCGTCGGCGACGCCCCGATCATCCTCTCCGTCGGGCACGTCATCCCGGTCCGCGACCGGCTCGGCCTGGTCGAGGCGCTGCCCGCGGTGCTCGCCCGGCACCCCGAGGCCCGCCTGGTCGTCGTGGGCCGCGTCTACTACGACCTGTTCCAGAAGCGTGCCGAGGAGCTGGGCGTGGCCCACGCCGTGCAGAGCCTCGGCGCCGTCCCCAAGTCCGACATCCCGCACCTGCTGGCCGCGGCCACCGTCGAGAGCCACGAGCAGGGCCTCGGCCTGGGCACCGCGACGCTGGAGTCGATGGCGGCCGGCACCCCGGTGGTGGCGTGGGGGCGCATCGACAACTTCCCCGGCATCCCGATGATCGACGGCGACGACATCTTCATGTGCGACGTCGGCGACGTCGACGGCCTGGCCGCCCGCCTCAACCTCGCGCTCGACGACCCCGAGGCGACCCGTCAGGTCGGCGAGAGCGCCCGCGCGATCGTCGACCAGCACTTCGCCCTCGACCGGGTCACCGAGCGGCACCTCGAGGTCCTCGGCGGCCTCGTCGCCCACCCGGTCCCGCAGCGCACCCGCTGA
- a CDS encoding lysylphosphatidylglycerol synthase transmembrane domain-containing protein: MQPAHTMRGRLIHWARLLLVVAVVVAAGYALWSNHEVVQETLAELSWRDWLPSFLALPVAILLSTWSWQLLVDELGKPIGVARGAQIFLVGQLGKYLPGSVWAYLLQIELGRRAGLARARIFTATLFSLAVAVVAALLAGSLVLPGFIRDYEELRNLVWLYLLLPIGVVCLHPRILERLVALGFKILRRPQRDHPVRTRAVALSLLAAVGSYGFFGLHLWLLVRGVSDVDGSADFLLVCIGTMAIAMISGLFFFLLPSGAGVRELIIVTALAPTIGAGEAIALAAVSRVLIVVADLLTAACAAGLGWWERRRYGPIPHDQGVDDDES, from the coding sequence GTGCAGCCCGCGCACACCATGCGCGGCCGGCTCATCCACTGGGCGCGCCTCCTCCTCGTCGTCGCCGTGGTCGTGGCGGCCGGCTATGCCCTCTGGTCCAACCACGAGGTCGTGCAGGAGACCCTCGCCGAGCTGTCCTGGCGTGACTGGCTGCCGTCGTTCCTCGCGCTGCCCGTCGCCATCCTGCTGTCCACCTGGAGCTGGCAGCTCCTCGTGGACGAGCTCGGCAAGCCGATCGGCGTGGCCCGCGGCGCGCAGATCTTCCTCGTCGGCCAGCTCGGCAAGTACCTCCCCGGGTCGGTGTGGGCCTACCTCCTGCAGATCGAGCTCGGGCGCCGCGCCGGCCTGGCGCGGGCGCGGATCTTCACCGCCACGCTGTTCTCGCTGGCCGTGGCCGTCGTCGCGGCCCTCCTCGCCGGCTCGCTGGTGCTCCCCGGTTTCATCCGGGACTACGAGGAGCTCCGCAACCTGGTCTGGCTCTACCTGCTGCTCCCGATCGGCGTCGTGTGCCTCCACCCGCGCATCCTCGAGCGGCTCGTGGCCCTCGGCTTCAAGATCCTGCGCCGCCCGCAGCGTGACCACCCCGTCCGCACCCGCGCCGTGGCGCTCTCGCTCCTCGCGGCTGTCGGGTCGTACGGCTTCTTCGGCCTCCACCTGTGGCTGCTGGTGCGGGGCGTGTCCGACGTCGACGGCAGCGCGGACTTCCTGCTGGTGTGCATCGGGACCATGGCGATCGCGATGATCTCGGGGCTGTTCTTCTTCCTGCTGCCCTCCGGCGCCGGCGTGCGCGAGCTGATCATCGTCACGGCGCTCGCGCCGACCATCGGCGCCGGCGAGGCGATCGCCCTCGCCGCCGTGTCCCGCGTGCTGATCGTCGTGGCGGACCTGCTCACCGCCGCGTGCGCCGCCGGGCTCGGCTGGTGGGAGCGACGGCGCTACGGCCCGATCCCCCACGACCAGGGCGTCGACGACGACGAGTCCTGA